Genomic segment of Vespa crabro chromosome 18, iyVesCrab1.2, whole genome shotgun sequence:
TATCTGttcagaaaaattataaatcggTTCTTTCTTAAGATTACCATTTACTTCGGATTTATAGTCAAACGAGGTCGATGATATAGGCGATTTTCTATCGCTGCTAGAAGTAATCTGAGCTTTTTGAGTGTCTGGCGAACTGGTAAAACTTTTACCACTGCCAGAACTTTGTTCGGGTATCTTGAACTTCGGCTGTTGATGTATTTGAGGATAACATTCCAAATGATGATTCTCTTCTCCGTAGCTAGAGGTGGACGTTGATGGACTGTCAAGTGGACTATGTATTCTATGTACCGATGAGAAAGCCGATGATGCTATCGTTCTGGATATTGATTCTGAGGGATgtgggaaaaaagagaagtttGAAGAAATCGCTGCTGATTGTGGGACTAGTAGAGCGAGCTCCCCTGTCGGAAGTCTGCTAGGTATCAGCTGAACGCCGTTTGGTATCTGTATCCTGGTGCTAGAGTTGTTATTCTCATCCCCATTGGCTACTTCGCTATGGTAGCCGACCTTTACCTCCGGATAGAGACGTTCCGGCATGTAGGGCACGTAGTGGCCGTAGAACGGTCCTATTTGCTGGAGATTACTAACGTAATTGTTTAGGTGTGAGAGTAGACGCTGCTTCACGGCAGGATCGACGTTCTCTAGGTTGCTGACGTACCGCGATACTTCCGTAGCACATTCGGAAAATCCGGAACGGAATTTCGTTAGTACCGCTGGGTCTGTTGCAATTGCGGTACTCAATTGTTGACGCTGTACTGTCTGTAAGTGCTTCACCGTCATTTCGAGAATATCGGCTTTCTCGAGCTTTGAGTGTCTTGTCGGCtatagaaacagaaaaaaagaaaattaattccattagaatgataaataataaagatttttttatattaattagatatttagaaataattttttttttttattcaacaaatttctaaaagataagatcttttaatctttatcgACCGATAGTATTTAACCGATTGTAGGTGAGCCATATTATCGTAGGttggtaaagaagaagaagatattattatatgtcgTACTAGAAGGTATCTGTCTTATCTACTGATGGAAAGACAGACGAGAAAGTTCAAAATGCGCTTGTGGAAAATAGAATGTCTTTTTAGTCAGATATCACTAAACATTTCTGCCTTGAGCATCGCTCTTAGACATAAAAGGCGAATACCGATCATGTATCAAAGCAATGACCTGGTAACGCCCATGTAATTGAGTCTACGTAAGTTATTACCATAATGGGAGACTTGTAACATCAGTAGCTTACAACTTATTTCATTGTAAGCCCTGAAGCATGTGATTTAGATTCagctatatttttaaattggaatattgctaatattgtacGTGACTATTAACCGCATACTAGAGCaatgatcgtaattatttattgcacgatcttgaaaattctttatttataattattgtacaaATACTCGATTAATCGTTCATACgtgtcaaaagaaaaaaaaaaaaaaaaagagaaaaagaaaaagaaaaaagaagagaagaaaaaaaaaattaaacaaatcaGATCGAGCTCTAAAAAAGTATGGGAAAATCTTTGGCATCGAATGAAatcattcttcttctcgtgGGAATACATTTGAAGAATAtctttaagaatattttagGATTCTACTAGAAACCCTTCCTCCATTCGAGAGCCAGTTATATCCTTCGAAAAGACCTTTAACACCGTTAAGTCGAAACTCTATTGTATCCTTTCGTCCCATTGATATAAAATCTAttcatagtttttattgttacaaaacttacagttataaaaataaaattttatttttttcgtcaaCAAATCGCAAATGttaaagttatataaaattataagaatattcttttaataggATATTCGAATGTTAA
This window contains:
- the LOC124430345 gene encoding protein hairy-like → MVDYNSYKMSTSEEDFEQQAHPGMTKAELRRNNKPIMEKRRRARINQCLDELKNLILEALKKDPTRHSKLEKADILEMTVKHLQTVQRQQLSTAIATDPAVLTKFRSGFSECATEVSRYVSNLENVDPAVKQRLLSHLNNYVSNLQQIGPFYGHYVPYMPERLYPEVKVGYHSEVANGDENNNSSTRIQIPNGVQLIPSRLPTGELALLVPQSAAISSNFSFFPHPSESISRTIASSAFSSVHRIHSPLDSPSTSTSSYGEENHHLECYPQIHQQPKFKIPEQSSGSGKSFTSSPDTQKAQITSSSDRKSPISSTSFDYKSEVNGNLKKEPIYNFSEQIDCIASTSLRQPLSVITDKTYNRPCTSLSNKDIKRHPSDRLLVIPEKKQKLQDDTPSSSVTLDDKRNENCHDVSAEDRTTNASSTSSNTSRSNANSSQGFSNTAGPSSSNGDMWRPW